AGTCCCCGATGGCTGCTTCAACGAGCGATGCCATCTTCAGCAGCATATCTTTGAGATGTTCCAACTCCTGTATTCTGACGGTCATTATCCAAACCTCCCGGTTAAAAAGTAATTATCCATAACGGCCGGTAATATAATCCTGCGTAAGCCGGTGTTCGGGATTAACAAATATCGCGTTCGTGTCATCGACCTCAACAAGGCTGCCTAAATGAAAGAACGCGGTCCTCTGGGACACGCGCGCAGCCTGCTGCATCGAATGGGTCACTATTATGATCGTATAATTCCGGCGCAGTTCATTGATCAATTCCTCAATCTTCGCCGTAGCGATCGGGTCAAGCGCCGAGCAGGGCTCGTCCATCAGGATTATCTCCGGATGCACCGATATGGCGCGCGCGATGCAAAGCCTCTGCTGCTGCCCGCCTGAGAGGCTTGTGCCGGGATGGTCAAGCTGGTCTTTCACTTCTTTGAAAAGGCCTGCCCTCTCAAGGCTCGTAATGACTATTTCATCGAGTTCGGACTTGTTCCGTGCCAGCCCGTGAATGCTCGGCCCGTATGCCACGTTCTTGTAAATTGACTTGGGAAAAGGGTTGGGTTTCTGAAAGACCATCCCTATGCGCGCCCGAAGCAGCACCGGGTCCATGTTCCTGTCATAAATATTTTCCCGGTCGATTGTAATTTCACCTTCAACCCTGCAGTCTTTGATCGTATCGTTCATACGGTTAATGCAGCGGAGGAAGGTGGATTTCCCGCAGCCGGAGGGACCGATAAATGATGTGACCTCTTTTTCCGCTATATCAACGCTGACGTCCTTGATCGCGCGTTTCTCGCCGTAATACACATTCACGTTTCTGCAGGAGATCTTTATTCTCCCGTCGTTGAGCAGGGGACTGCCGACTGTTTCAAAAATATCATCATGTGACATTACCATGCTTTTTCTACCACCTCCGCTCGAACTTTTTCCGAAGAATAACCGCTATGGCATTCATTATCAAAAGGAAGGCAAGCAGCACCATTATTGTGGCTGATGTGCGCTCGACAAAGGCCCTTTCCGGACTGTCGGCCCAGAGGTATATTTGTACAGGAAGTACGGTTGCCTTGTCAAATGCGCCCGCAGGGATGTCGACAATGAAGGCCACCATGCCGATCATAAGCAGCGGCGCTGTTTCACCCAGGGCGCGGGCCATGCCGATGATCGTGCCTGTCAGCATTCCCGGAAGCGCAAGCGGCAGCACATGATGCAGAACCGCCTGCATCCTTGAGGCGCCGACACCGAGAGCCCCGGCCCTTATGGAAGGCGGGACCGCGAGAAGGGATGCGCGTGAAGCAATGATTATAGTGGGAAGCGTCATAAGAGTGAGAACGAGCCCGCCGACAAGTGGCGCAGAACGGGGCAATCCGAAAAAATTCAGGAATACCGCAAGCCCGAGCAGGCCGAATACGATGGAAGGCACGGCTGCAAGGTTATTGATATTCACCTCGATGATGTCCGTCCAGATATTCTTGGGCGCGAACTCCTCAAGGTAAACGGCTGTTGCAACCCCCAGCGGAAATGACAACAGCAGGGTCACAATCATTGTATAAAATGAGCCCACCACCGCGCCCCATATCCCTGCAAGCTCGGGTTCGCGGGAGTCGCCGCCTGTAAAAAACGCCGTATTGAATTTCTTCCTGAGCGATTTCTGTTCTGCCAGAGCATTGATCCACCTCACCGTGTTTTCGTTAATGCGGCCTGAACCCTCTGCTTCGATCTTGATATGCCCCTTGATATACATATCAACATCGTCGTCCGCGGGAAGCCATACCTGTTGAGTTGTCCCGATAAGCCCGGGATCTTCCATGACCATTTCACGTAACTGAAAGGCAGCTCCGGAGCTGACGATGGAGTTGAGATCACGCTTTTCGCGCCTCTCCGATACGTCGGGAAATATGCTGCCCAGGGCTGTCTTGACCAGTGCGCCGTAATCAGCCTGAGAGAGTATCTCCGGGTCTTTCCCATGGCCAGGGTCGATCACGTCCTGAGCAAACGTGATCTCAAGCCTGATAAATGTCTGCTGAAAGGCTGAATATCCGCTCCCGATGATCGATATGAAAAGTATTGCCAGCATCGCTAATGCCGATAGTATCGCAATGACCCCTGATGCCCTGAATATATTCTCTTTGGCATAACGCCATTTCAGCTTTGATTTTATTAATTGCAGCCTGGCTTCGTGGCTGTTCAGCTCCGCTCTACTCATACTGCTCCCTGTATCTCCTTACTACATATAAAGCGATAATATTCAGGCATAGCGTTATGATGAAAAGTATCAGTCCGAGGGCAAATGCCGCCAGGGTCTTCGGGCTGTCGAATTCCTGGTCGCCTATCAGGAGGGTCACGATCTGAACGGTAAAGGTCGTCACCGCATTAAGAGGATTAGCTGTCATATTGGCTGTGAGGCCGGCAGCCATTACAACGATCATTGTCTCTCCGATGGCGCGCGATACCCCGAGCAGTATACTCCCGACGATCCCCGGCAAAGCTGCGGGAAGGACGACCTTCAGGACCGTCTCCGATTTGGTTGCGCCTATTCCCATGGACCCGTCACGCAGGCTTTGGGGCACGGCATTGATCACGTCGTCTGAAAGAGAAGATATAAAAGGTATGATCATGATCCCCATGACCAAGCCGGCAGCCAATGCGCTTTCGGATGAAACATCCAGTCCCATGCCGGCACCGATATCCCTTAAAAACGGCGCTACGGTCAAAGCGGCAAAAAAACCATACACAACGGTAGGGACGCCGGCAAGTATCTCCAGGACAGGTTTCGCAACCGTCCTTACCCTGTCGGTCGCATACTCCGACATATAGATCGCGGACATAAGCCCTATGGGTACGGCAACAAACATGGCGATCCCGGATATCATCAAAGTGCCTGTCAAAAGCGGCGCTATCCCGAAGGAGCCTGCCGCCCCCACCTGGTCAGAACGAATTGCCATCTGGGGGCTCCATTTCAGGCCGAACAGAAAATCGGCAACAGATATCTGATTGAAAAATCGCATGGACTCAAATAAAACAGATAGCACAATGCCGACTGTTGTAAATATGGCAACCATGGAACACAGCACCATCAGAACGGTGATCGTCCGCTCAACCTTGACACGCGCCCGCATCGAGGGGACGATATGTCTTTTACTAAGCCCCAATCCTGCTATACACACTGACAAGATCACTGCCAGGGCGGCCAGAAACCCTGTGACCTTGAGGCGGTTATAATGCTTTGCCGCGGCATAAAGGGCCTGATCCTGTGTCCCGCTGACGATGATCCCGTCTGCAATATTTCTGATATCGTTGATAACAAGAGAGAGTTGTTGGGCAGGCAGTGACTGAAATTCATGGGGCAGGCCGGATACAACCAGTGATGTTATAACCGATGCCTGTGAGGCTGTCCATACAGCAAGGACCAAAAGAGCCGGCAGGCCGCACCACAGTGCCACAAACATGCCGTAATATCCGGGCAGGGAATGGAGTTTCCTGATCTCACCGCTTACTGCAACAACAGAACGTTTACGCCCCAGAAAATAACCGAAGACCGACAGGACAACGACAACTGATAGAAGTGATAAATTATTCATCGGCTATAACCATTATAATTTATGAAATATAAAAACAATCGATCCTGAATGACAAAAGGCGCGGCAGAGGCGCAAAGTTTTATTTTACTCTGCGCCTCTGCCGGAACACCTGATCTTTTATAACGAAATTACAGATCGCTTCTTTAAACTTACAAAGACAGGTCTGTCAGGTCTTTGCCGTCCTTTCTGAATTTCTCTTTTTCTTTGTCCGGCATGGGAATAAGCCCCTTGTCAATGAGATATCCGTTTTCGCCGCAGGCCTTATCGCTGGTAAATTCATTGATGTATTCCTTGATCCCGGGGATCATGCCGACATGGGCTTTTTTAACATAAAAGTAAAGCGGCCTTGAAACAGGGTACTTGCCGTCTGCGATGTTTTCAAATGCCGGCTCTACGCCGTCTACTATACTGCCCTGTATCTTGTCGGCATTCTGGTCAAGGAATGAAAAACCGAATACGCCGAAGGTATTGGGGTTGGCCTCAAGCTTTCTGACTATCAGCACATCGTTTTCGCCTGCTTCTACATATGCCCCGTCCTCACGGATTCCATGGCAGATCGCCTTGTATCTCTTTTCATCCTTCTTTCCCAAATCCTTTATCCATCCGAAGGCCGTGCACCCGCCTTCCATGGCAAGCTCTGCAAAGGCATCCCTTGTGCCGGATGTCGGCGGAGGGCCGAGCACTTCTATCTTGATGTTCGGCAGGGAAGGATTAACGTCTTTCCATGTCTTGTTGGGATTAGGGATAAGTGATTCGCCGACGCCCGACGGGATGTCCTTGGCTAATGCAAGAAAGATGTCCTTGCGGCTCACCTTTATCCTTTGCGCTTTTTTTGAGTTGGCAAAGACGATGCCGTCATAACCTATCTTTACTTCCGTTATTTCTTTTACCCCGTTTTTTGCGCACAGCTCAACTTCCGATGATTTAATGCGGCGGGATGAATTGGCAATGTCCGGATATTCAACACCGACTCCTGCGCAGAAAAGCTTCAATCCTCCGCCGGAACCTGTTGATTCTATTTTGGGCGTTTTATACCTGGTTGTTTTACCGAACTGCTCGGCAACCACAGTTGAAAAAGGGTATACGGTTGATGATCCGACTACGCTGATGTAGTCACGGCCTGCGGCGCTCGAAGTTCCGAGCGCGGACAAAAGCAGGGCCACTGCTGCGGATATTGCTGTGAGAGCCTTGCCAAAAACTGTTTTCATATTGTCTCCTTTTTATAGTACTTTTAGTATACATACTGTAACCATCTTGATTGTTACAATAATGTTACAAACAGGTTAAGATCTTGTTACGCTAATCATATCACCTCCTTTACTGTGCTTCCAGCTGACATGACTGACAAGCAAACTGCCATAGCGGCCATGCAGGCGGTGCGGCTGAAGAAAATTATGTTCATGATTCAGGATAACAGGGCAATGTTACAGCAGTATTAAAGGGGTGTTAAGCTTTGAAGAAGATATTACCTTCCTGGCAAGAGGGTTTGGTGAGATTTTATGAATGATATATCTTTACGGCTGTGCCTTTGCCGGCTTCGCTCTCTATCTTCATCTCCCATCCATGCGCCTTTACAAGGTGTTTGACGATCGCGAGGCCGAGGCCTGTGCCGCCCATCTCTCTTGAGCGTGAAGGGTCGACCCTGAAGAACCTCTCGCCCAGGCGGGAGAGAGAATTTTCAGGAATCCCGATGCCGGTATCCCTGACAAATATATAATTTTTCCCGTCTTCTGAAGAAACGCCGATCTCAACCCCGCCCTTTTCAGTGAACTTCAGTGCGTTGTCCGCAAGGTTAAGAAGTATCTGCTCAAGCCTGCCCCGGTCGGCATTAAGTGAAACCTGCGCTGCTCCGGCAGGCCTGGCCAGGAAAAGCCCCTTTGCGTCAGCCCTCGCCTTAAGTGTTTCGATCACACTGTCAATGATTTGATTGATATCAACCTCTGCCCTGCTGATCTTTATCGCTCCCGATTCGATCTTTGAGAGAGTAAGCAGGTCATCAACCAGCCTGTTCAGCCTGCCGCTGTTCGCCCTTATCGTCCTTATGAATTTCTCCGCGTTCTCCTTCTCCTGAAGCGCTCCGTCAAGAAGCGCGTCAGCGAACCCGCTTATCGCTGTTACCGGTGTCTTTATCTCATGCGAAACGTTAGCGATAAAGTCTTTCCTCACCTCTTCAAGCCTCCTTAGCGCTGTTGTGTCATGGAATATTGCGACTATGCCGGCCAGTTCTCCCTCATTATAAAACAGCGGGGAGGCGCTCACTGAAAGATGCCTCTCTTCAGGAAAATCCATGACTATCTCTGCAGATGCAGGGAGACGGTTCTTCTTGACGCCATCTATCAGATTAATCAGGGCCGGATTCCTGACAACCTCCATGAAAGGCCTTTTGTTACGGCCTGACATCCCGAACATTTTGACAGCGGCATTGTTTGAAAGATCAATATTCCCAAGGGGATTTATCAGAAGAAGCGCATCAGGGATGCTTTTAAGCACCACATTAAGCCTGTTGGCTTCCTTCTCCTTCTTCTCTATATTGAGCTTTAGTTCAGAGGCCATCTCATTCAGGCTCTCAGCTATCTCAGTAAATTCTCCGGCGTCTTTCATGTAAAGTTTCTTCCTGAAGAGGCCCTGTTCAAGAGCGCCTGCATATTCCGTGATCTGTCCGACAAATTTCCTTATCTTTTCGGTCTGCCATACGATGACCAGCCCGGAGAGCAGAAAGATGAATAGCACCGCGAGATTGATCTTGAACCTCAGGCCGTTCACCGCAGCATCCACGTCATTGAGGTTGACAGACATCCTGATGAACCCTTTCACATTATCTTCTGTTATTATCCTTTTAGCGACATAGAGGAGGTCATATCCAAGCGTATCACTATAACGCCTTGCTGAACCTGTGCCTGAAGCAAGCGCCTGCATTATCTCCGGCCGGCTGCCGTGATTCTCCATTGAAGAGGCATCTTTGTCAGAATCACAGAGGACATTCCCCGCATTATCTACGGCCGTTACCCTCGCCCCGGTCTTCTCCTTTGCATTTATACAGAATTCATCAGGAAGGCGCGCCTCGTCAAAAAGAGAGCCTTCCGCTATAAGGCCTGCCTGCGTGGAAAGGCTTTCTGTAAGGTTGGATATATAATCGGTGCGGACAACATCGGTAACGTACAGCTCAATAAATACAAGGGAGAGCAAAAAAACTGCGAGATAAATAATGAATATTCTTTTAAAGATGCTTTTCATAGGTCTTTCTCAAAATAGTAGCCGATACCCCTTCTCGTCTTTATATACACCGGATTCGCAGGGTCATCCTCTATCTGCTCCCTGAGCCTTCTTATATGAACATCAACCGTCCTCGGTTCAACAAATGCCGTGTCTTTCCATACCCCGTCAAGAAGCATATCCCTGCTCAGGATCTTCCCTTTTCTCCGGATAAGATACTGAAGAAGCCTGAACTCCGTGGCGCTGAGGATTATTTCTTTGCCCTTTTTTGTCACGTGATAAGTCTCGGTATCTATCTCAAGGCCGCCCGCGATTATCAGCCTC
This genomic stretch from Nitrospirota bacterium harbors:
- a CDS encoding phosphate ABC transporter ATP-binding protein, with the translated sequence MVMSHDDIFETVGSPLLNDGRIKISCRNVNVYYGEKRAIKDVSVDIAEKEVTSFIGPSGCGKSTFLRCINRMNDTIKDCRVEGEITIDRENIYDRNMDPVLLRARIGMVFQKPNPFPKSIYKNVAYGPSIHGLARNKSELDEIVITSLERAGLFKEVKDQLDHPGTSLSGGQQQRLCIARAISVHPEIILMDEPCSALDPIATAKIEELINELRRNYTIIIVTHSMQQAARVSQRTAFFHLGSLVEVDDTNAIFVNPEHRLTQDYITGRYG
- the pstA gene encoding phosphate ABC transporter permease PstA; this encodes MSRAELNSHEARLQLIKSKLKWRYAKENIFRASGVIAILSALAMLAILFISIIGSGYSAFQQTFIRLEITFAQDVIDPGHGKDPEILSQADYGALVKTALGSIFPDVSERREKRDLNSIVSSGAAFQLREMVMEDPGLIGTTQQVWLPADDDVDMYIKGHIKIEAEGSGRINENTVRWINALAEQKSLRKKFNTAFFTGGDSREPELAGIWGAVVGSFYTMIVTLLLSFPLGVATAVYLEEFAPKNIWTDIIEVNINNLAAVPSIVFGLLGLAVFLNFFGLPRSAPLVGGLVLTLMTLPTIIIASRASLLAVPPSIRAGALGVGASRMQAVLHHVLPLALPGMLTGTIIGMARALGETAPLLMIGMVAFIVDIPAGAFDKATVLPVQIYLWADSPERAFVERTSATIMVLLAFLLIMNAIAVILRKKFERRW
- the pstC gene encoding phosphate ABC transporter permease subunit PstC, which codes for MNNLSLLSVVVVLSVFGYFLGRKRSVVAVSGEIRKLHSLPGYYGMFVALWCGLPALLVLAVWTASQASVITSLVVSGLPHEFQSLPAQQLSLVINDIRNIADGIIVSGTQDQALYAAAKHYNRLKVTGFLAALAVILSVCIAGLGLSKRHIVPSMRARVKVERTITVLMVLCSMVAIFTTVGIVLSVLFESMRFFNQISVADFLFGLKWSPQMAIRSDQVGAAGSFGIAPLLTGTLMISGIAMFVAVPIGLMSAIYMSEYATDRVRTVAKPVLEILAGVPTVVYGFFAALTVAPFLRDIGAGMGLDVSSESALAAGLVMGIMIIPFISSLSDDVINAVPQSLRDGSMGIGATKSETVLKVVLPAALPGIVGSILLGVSRAIGETMIVVMAAGLTANMTANPLNAVTTFTVQIVTLLIGDQEFDSPKTLAAFALGLILFIITLCLNIIALYVVRRYREQYE
- a CDS encoding PstS family phosphate ABC transporter substrate-binding protein, whose translation is MKTVFGKALTAISAAVALLLSALGTSSAAGRDYISVVGSSTVYPFSTVVAEQFGKTTRYKTPKIESTGSGGGLKLFCAGVGVEYPDIANSSRRIKSSEVELCAKNGVKEITEVKIGYDGIVFANSKKAQRIKVSRKDIFLALAKDIPSGVGESLIPNPNKTWKDVNPSLPNIKIEVLGPPPTSGTRDAFAELAMEGGCTAFGWIKDLGKKDEKRYKAICHGIREDGAYVEAGENDVLIVRKLEANPNTFGVFGFSFLDQNADKIQGSIVDGVEPAFENIADGKYPVSRPLYFYVKKAHVGMIPGIKEYINEFTSDKACGENGYLIDKGLIPMPDKEKEKFRKDGKDLTDLSL
- a CDS encoding PAS domain-containing protein, with product MKSIFKRIFIIYLAVFLLSLVFIELYVTDVVRTDYISNLTESLSTQAGLIAEGSLFDEARLPDEFCINAKEKTGARVTAVDNAGNVLCDSDKDASSMENHGSRPEIMQALASGTGSARRYSDTLGYDLLYVAKRIITEDNVKGFIRMSVNLNDVDAAVNGLRFKINLAVLFIFLLSGLVIVWQTEKIRKFVGQITEYAGALEQGLFRKKLYMKDAGEFTEIAESLNEMASELKLNIEKKEKEANRLNVVLKSIPDALLLINPLGNIDLSNNAAVKMFGMSGRNKRPFMEVVRNPALINLIDGVKKNRLPASAEIVMDFPEERHLSVSASPLFYNEGELAGIVAIFHDTTALRRLEEVRKDFIANVSHEIKTPVTAISGFADALLDGALQEKENAEKFIRTIRANSGRLNRLVDDLLTLSKIESGAIKISRAEVDINQIIDSVIETLKARADAKGLFLARPAGAAQVSLNADRGRLEQILLNLADNALKFTEKGGVEIGVSSEDGKNYIFVRDTGIGIPENSLSRLGERFFRVDPSRSREMGGTGLGLAIVKHLVKAHGWEMKIESEAGKGTAVKIYHS